The Persephonella sp. IF05-L8 genome contains a region encoding:
- the purC gene encoding phosphoribosylaminoimidazolesuccinocarboxamide synthase, translated as MEKKEKLYEGKAKIIYATDEPDKVVAYYKDAATAFDAIKKATIKGKGVLNNTIASFFFKLLNEKGIPTHFIKQLSDREMLIYRVEIIPVEVVVRNIAAGSIVKRLGIPEKTEFNPPLVEFYLKNDELHDPIICEQHIYAMNLAKPEEVQKMKELALKVNEILKEFMAKQGVILVDFKLEFGRKDGEIVLADEISPDTCRFWDAKTGESLDKDRFRFDLGDLIEGYKKILEKIEGEKKDA; from the coding sequence ATGGAAAAAAAAGAAAAACTATATGAAGGAAAGGCAAAAATAATATATGCTACAGATGAACCTGATAAGGTGGTGGCTTATTACAAGGATGCTGCCACTGCTTTTGATGCCATTAAAAAAGCCACAATTAAGGGAAAAGGCGTCCTTAACAACACAATTGCTTCATTTTTCTTTAAACTCCTAAATGAGAAAGGCATTCCCACCCACTTTATAAAACAGCTTTCAGACAGGGAAATGCTTATATACAGAGTAGAAATCATACCTGTTGAGGTTGTGGTCAGGAATATCGCAGCCGGCAGTATAGTAAAAAGACTTGGTATCCCTGAAAAGACAGAATTTAATCCACCTCTGGTTGAGTTTTATCTGAAAAATGATGAACTCCATGACCCTATAATCTGCGAACAGCATATATATGCCATGAACCTTGCTAAACCTGAGGAAGTTCAAAAAATGAAAGAGCTTGCCCTAAAAGTAAATGAAATCCTCAAAGAATTTATGGCAAAACAGGGTGTAATACTTGTTGATTTTAAACTGGAGTTTGGAAGAAAAGATGGTGAGATAGTTCTTGCGGATGAGATATCACCTGATACATGCAGGTTCTGGGATGCAAAAACAGGAGAAAGCCTTGATAAAGACAGATTTAGATTTGACCTTGGAGACCTTATAGAAGGATATAAAAAAATACTTGAAAAGATAGAAGGAGAAAAGAAAGATGCTTGA
- a CDS encoding tetratricopeptide repeat protein, translating to MEKKKLPLEQDVDIEFEYKVYMFLDFVRKNIKLFIAGIILIILLIIAFFYYRHHQQEILNKSSSIAYQISKLYQNKKYQEAEKLINKMKKEYPNSPFVKVAIAYDLLIKKDQNKITPDDINKLQVRLNSQQLNAGLTEYKGYLYYKNKEYGKTLNTIKTIDQRYYNYISALTLKAFTLQKTGNFSEAKNVFNEILQLSKYDYFKLLAKENL from the coding sequence ATGGAGAAGAAAAAACTTCCCCTTGAGCAAGATGTTGATATTGAATTTGAATACAAAGTCTATATGTTCCTTGATTTTGTAAGAAAAAATATAAAGCTTTTCATTGCAGGTATAATTTTGATAATCTTACTGATAATTGCATTTTTTTATTACAGACACCATCAGCAAGAAATACTCAATAAATCATCATCAATAGCCTATCAGATAAGCAAACTTTATCAGAATAAAAAATATCAAGAGGCAGAAAAACTTATAAATAAAATGAAAAAAGAGTATCCAAATTCCCCTTTTGTGAAAGTAGCTATTGCTTATGACCTTCTTATCAAAAAAGACCAGAACAAAATAACCCCAGATGATATCAACAAACTACAGGTAAGGCTTAATTCACAGCAGCTTAATGCAGGGCTTACAGAATATAAAGGATATCTGTATTACAAAAACAAAGAATATGGCAAAACATTAAACACCATAAAAACAATAGACCAGAGATATTATAACTATATTTCAGCACTTACTCTTAAGGCCTTTACACTACAAAAAACAGGAAACTTTTCTGAAGCAAAAAATGTATTTAATGAAATTCTCCAGCTTTCAAAATATGACTACTTCAAACTTTTAGCAAAAGAAAATCTTTAA